In Torulaspora delbrueckii CBS 1146 chromosome 1, complete genome, one genomic interval encodes:
- the UBS1 gene encoding Ubs1p (similar to Saccharomyces cerevisiae UBS1 (YBR165W); ancestral locus Anc_8.596) — MVSLLTRRLLREWKNLTRYSAHFADRRNVLFHLKPQDSNLHIWHLVLYDPTTSVELYLKLLIGSEEEPAIILKCLTPNELYPTNRNISLTHLNCLLIYRGLTPFLQHIWRHFFEKSAVEVSSEKSRLTIAWNRIICKNFKNLFPELLGTLAPGDYQLVKDHYRNTVNSQVESVTNTGRDKVEESCTTNNLIACDGELHNRGPVLKRRQDTSDSNDLEPSGKRFRR, encoded by the coding sequence ATGGTGAGCTTGCTGACAAGACGACTGCTTAGGGAATGGAAAAATTTGACTCGTTATAGTGCACATTTTGCCGATAGAAGGAATGTTTTATTCCATTTGAAACCTCAGGATTCGAATTTGCATATTTGGCATTTGGTTTTGTATGATCCCACAACGTCTGTCGAGCTTTATCTGAAATTGCTCATTGGGTCTGAAGAGGAACCGGCGATTATTTTGAAATGTCTGACCCCGAACGAATTATACCCGACAAATAGGAATATCTCATTGACACATCTGAACTGCTTATTGATATATCGTGGCTTAACGCCCTTTTTGCAACATATTTGGAGAcatttctttgagaaaagTGCGGTTGAAGTGAGCTCTGAGAAGTCTAGGTTGACAATAGCATGGAACAGAATTATTTGtaagaatttcaagaaccTGTTCCCCGAGCTTTTGGGGACTCTTGCTCCAGGAGATTACCAGTTGGTCAAGGATCACTACCGCAATACTGTCAATAGTCAAGTTGAATCGGTTACTAATACCGGCAGGgataaagttgaagagagttGCACAACAAATAACCTCATCGCGTGCGATGGGGAATTGCATAACAGGGGACCTGTGCTTAAACGAAGGCAGGATACATCCGATTCAAATGATTTGGAACCAAGTGGAAAAAGGTTTAGGAGATGA
- the ARL1 gene encoding Arf family GTPase ARL1 (similar to Saccharomyces cerevisiae ARL1 (YBR164C); ancestral locus Anc_8.597) yields MGNFFSSMFDRLWGVNKELRMLILGLDGAGKTTILYRLQIGEVVTTKPTIGFNVETLTYKNLKLNVWDLGGQTSIRPYWRCYYADTAAVIFVVDSTDRDRMSTASKELHLMLQEEELQDAALLVFANKQDQPGALSASEVSKELNLVELKDRNWSIVASSAIKGEGITEGLDWLIDVIKEEQL; encoded by the coding sequence ATGGGTAATTTCTTTAGTTCTATGTTCGACAGGCTGTGGGGTGTTAATAAGGAGTTGCGAATGTTGATCCTTGGCCTGGATGGTGCTGGTAAGACAACTATATTATACAGATTACAGATTGGTGAAGTTGTGACAACAAAACCTACAATTGGGTTCAACGTGGAGACTTTGACATataagaatttgaagctgaaCGTATGGGATCTGGGCGGACAAACTAGTATCAGGCCGTATTGGAGGTGTTACTATGCGGATACCGCAGCTGTGATATTTGTTGTGGATTCGACCGATAGAGATCGTATGTCTACCGCTTCGAAAGAATTGCATCTCATGTtacaagaggaagaattaCAAGACGCAGCTCTGCTGGTTTTTGCGAATAAACAGGATCAGCCTGGGGCTTTGAGTGCGAGTGAAGTAAGTAAAGAACTAAATTTGGTGGAATTAAAGGACAGAAATTGGTCCATCGTTGCTTCGAGTGCAATCAAAGGTGAAGGAATAACAGAAGGGTTGGACTGGCTCATTGACGTTataaaagaagaacaattgTAG
- the CQD1 gene encoding Cqd1p (similar to Saccharomyces cerevisiae YPL109C; ancestral locus Anc_8.598), which translates to MLLRFAFNGSWRFFRKSQRPFRVSSIRNLLIPTSGVLYLTQLQNTRFRLLNETLKPDAHGDTFEMGLYLSSQKEIQEKISEARDRKLDRCRNGFTFYAKKLFFVLKDNIIEPISTLFRFLELSAIFLPVFLAYPVSFFGRHRAVDGDDKTLETSGSLMWYTMLRKALEWAGPSFIKLGQWAGSRTDMFSHGFCHELGKLHSNAHAHSLEYTREKICQSLGDKYEFDEIFEEFHEKPLGVGAIAQVYMGKLSEKFIASYEDTNTKVGKELNRWCAVKVIHPHANRQVNRDLKIMTFFASVIDMIPTMEWLSLPSEVENFSILMRLQLDLRIECLNLGRFNKNFKDSIQVKFPTALPQLSTRDVLFEEYIHGFPMEQFLRVKDQLKDVELCQEVSNPFIDAFLQMLILDDFVHADLHPGNVMIRFVKLNRYGTKITSSEDETYQIVHSLKHKLRNKDPEFLDELKEVLQDYVPQICFIDAGLITELNKKNRINFIALFNALARFDGYQAGELMIERSKTPETAIDKEVFALKVEKLVSKVRKRTFTLGTVSIGDLLDQMLSMVRSHHVRMEGDFVSVVVAILLLEGIGRQLDPDLDLFARFVSYVLINGFPTLIILTECILSSLPILREFGLQRESSSLLHDASTLSMLKIWFGLEVRYLMSTSAKKIFDLVKTDQLCPNY; encoded by the coding sequence ATGTTGCTGAGGTTTGCGTTCAATGGCTCATGGAGGTTTTTCCGCAAATCACAGAGGCCATTTAGGGTTAGTTCCATACGAAATTTGCTGATCCCTACAAGTGGTGTCCTTTACCTTACTCAATTACAAAACACTCGCTTCCGGCTGTTGaatgagactttgaagCCTGATGCTCATGGTGATACGTTTGAGATGGGATTGTATTTATCCTCACAGAAGGAGATCCAGGAGAAGATTAGTGAAGCAAGAGATAGAAAGCTTGACCGTTGCCGAAACGGATTCACTTTCTATGCCAAAAAGTTGTTCTTTGTTCTCAAAGATAATATTATTGaaccaatttcaacattgtTTCGATTCCTGGAGCTTTCGGCTATCTTTTTACCAGTATTCTTAGCTTATCCTGTGTCATTCTTTGGTAGGCATCGTGCGGTTGATGGAGATGATAAGACACTGGAAACTAGTGGTTCGTTAATGTGGTACACGATGTTACGTAAAGCATTGGAATGGGCAGGTCCCAGTTTTATTAAATTAGGTCAGTGGGCTGGTTCGCGTACCGATATGTTTTCCCATGGGTTTTGTCATGAGCTTGGTAAGTTGCATAGTAATGCCCATGCTCATTCTCTGGAATACACAAGGGaaaaaatttgtcaaagcTTGGGGGATAAGtatgaatttgatgagatctttgaagaatttcatGAAAAACCACTGGGGGTGGGCGCCATAGCTCAAGTTTACATGGGTAAACTCTCAGAGAAGTTCATCGCGTCTTATGAAGATACAAATACTAAAGTTGGAAAAGAGCTTAACAGATGGTGTGCCGTGAAAGTTATTCATCCACATGCCAATAGACAAGTGAATAGagacttgaagatcatGACTTTTTTCGCTAGTGTCATTGACATGATACCGACAATGGAATGGCTATCGCTGCCAAGTGAAGTCGAGAATTTTAGTATACTGATGCGACTACAGCTAGATCTCAGGATCGAATGTTTGAACCTCGGAAGATTTAACAAAAACTTCAAGGATTCAATACAGGTCAAGTTTCCGACAGCACTCCCACAATTATCGACACGGGATGTACTATTTGAAGAGTACATTCACGGATTTCCTATGGAACAATTCTTAAGAgttaaagatcaattgaaagacGTTGAACTTTGTCAGGAAGTCAGTAATCCATTTATCGATGCTTTCTTACAAATGCTTATTTTAGATGATTTTGTTCACGCTGATCTACACCCAGGGAACGTTATGATTCGATTTGTCAAGCTAAACAGGTATGGCACCAAGATTACGTCGTCCGAAGATGAAACCTACCAAATAGTCCACTCGCTTAAGCATAAACTACGCAACAAAGACCCAGAGTTTCTCGACGAATTAAAAGAAGTTCTTCAGGACTATGTACCGCAAATATGTTTCATCGATGCAGGACTCATCACAGAACTCAACAAGAAAAACCgtatcaatttcattgcACTTTTCAACGCTCTGGCCAGATTTGACGGCTACCAGGCAGGTGAACTGATGATCGAACGGTCAAAAACACCAGAGACAGCAATTGACAAAGAAGTATTTGCCCTCAAAGTGGAAAAATTAGTCAGTAAAGTCAGAAAGCGTACTTTCACCCTCGGCACAGTATCCATCGGTGACCTACTGGACCAAATGCTCTCCATGGTTCGTTCACACCATGTCAGAATGGAAGGAGATTTTGTCTCCGTCGTCGTAGCAATCTTACTACTAGAAGGAATTGGCAGACAACTCGATCCAGACCTGGATCTCTTTGCAAGGTTCGTATCCTACGTTTTAATCAACGGTTTCCCGACTCTAATTATACTAACAGAATGCATACTCAGTTCCCTGCCCATACTACGAGAGTTCGGTCTCCAACGTGAGAGTTCAAGTCTACTCCATGATGCAAGCACCCTATCGATGCTCAAGATATGGTTTGGGCTCGAAGTCCGTTACTTGATGAGCACGTCggccaagaagatctttgaCCTCGTCAAGACAGATCAACTGTGTCCTAACTACTAG
- the GDE1 gene encoding glycerophosphocholine phosphodiesterase (similar to Saccharomyces cerevisiae GDE1 (YPL110C); ancestral locus Anc_8.599) has protein sequence MKFGKTFPNHQVPEWSHQYVNYKSLKKLIKQINHEQEKLYRLSNGNNKGEGQPPVKTRDSNNIQDNFLDDSEVKKLLASFFFALDRDIEKVDNFYNVQFLEYERRLRRLTSSAQFTDVNNVLLAQSGITLIRGLQFSQLQSNDVDSSHNGRVGRTSEVIPSTHDISDALDEVLGMLLELRSHFRNLKWYGELNKRAFIKILKKLDKKAGTNQQQAYLQARILPLGFSNDSEVTKNLAIVNEFLDKVSFKVKGHNGNGANFIEKNKSDQSLGGNQNTKDIMYGLIEKDDGPALIDELTAAYRSVVLIPTRVLVNLLNKSALAKSFKCVNELLEIIPSLRDPTDINVRNFFHHHVIALGKNHRKIVESKDSKTDGDTVETVQNTPNELDNLNSLLKENATLEAAAPPYYTSKLVGAFGPDGANSNDSPASLIYILDKLPAHLRPCLLQRDNYKRTPLHYSSQYGLVEVSKIIIENLKEWGAWNPDTPIDNVAIWGDSERLTPLHLAVLGSHPLTASTLLSYMNSSKPMSSPQLLHLATRLNSPPLIKALLSATGFNVNYRDEETLETPLYLASKLNLYDAASCLLESGADTEIPEKLFGWTPIFAAATEGFNKMVQLLIDHGAKYVVFDESGWTPMEHAALRGHLDITKIIKITNHPEVTHPRISVNGDIIKTEEKMIDESQNSIGSVTAEKINNSCDGQSSINHISSSNSGIFNQRDLLKSSRSGQSLHNKPHISELPQPVKSFGHSYLKDDESIILITLGGNDTRQTSPAVTLNNVPVTKVSSTELDTALSLVISCSNDLNDTPILVDLPLDANLDHITFKVPYKQDSPHIVYFDVVPTYGSVSTNDVFNKDEPYSTIDPLGRSHSSLSSSASLLKESRSPKVLGRAVALLNKTGAAVGLNRRSLTDKVTLPIIASETLDVLGTVSFEYMMVSPFSHPKMSLGRTETYWKSLVSTRVIGHRGLGKNQSTKTSLQLGENTVESFIAAASLGASYVEFDIQLTKDNIPVVYHDFLVAETGVDIPMHELTLEQFLHLNNVQTHMNGFNNDERRRSVDDSGVFNKAFRDSSNNSSAYSNISKVLENRMRLTKTFKEKNYKGNSRGHSIASSFVTLKELFKKIPANVGFNVECKYPMVDEAEQEDIGQIAVEMNHWVDTVLQVVYDNANGRDIMFSSFHPDVCVMLSLKQPSIPILFLTEGGTAQMADVRATSLQNAIRFARSWNLLGIVSAAAPIIEAPRLAQVVKSSGLVCVTYGVENNDPENAKIEMDAGVDAVIVDNVLAVRKGLTKEG, from the coding sequence ATGAAGTTTGGTAAGACGTTTCCCAACCACCAGGTTCCTGAATGGAGTCACCAATATGTTAATTATAAGTCCTTGAAAAAGCTTATAAAGCAGATTAACcatgaacaagagaaacTGTACCGTCTAAGTAATGGGAATAACAAGGGGGAAGGCCAACCGCCAGTCAAGACTAGAGATTCGAATAATATACAGGACAATTTCCTGGATGATTCtgaagtgaaaaaactTTTGGCctcttttttctttgcaCTTGATAGAGATattgagaaagttgatAACTTCTACAATGTGCAGTTTTTGGAATATGAAAGACGGTTGCGCAGGTTGACTTCGTCTGCTCAGTTTACTGATGTAAACAACGTGCTTTTGGCACAGTCTGGGATTACTTTGATTCGTGGTTTGCAGTTCTCGCAGTTGCAATCGAATGATGTTGATTCGAGTCACAATGGTCGGGTTGGTCGTACTTCAGAGGTGATTCCAAGCACTCATGATATCTCTGATGcacttgatgaagttttagGTATGTTGCTTGAGCTCAGGTCACATTTCCGTAACCTGAAATGGTATGGTGAATTAAACAAGAGAGCATTtatcaagattttgaagaaactggaCAAGAAAGCTGGAACTAATCAGCAACAAGCTTATTTGCAAGCCAGAATTTTGCCTCTGGGGTTCTCCAATGATAGTGAGGTGACTAAAAATTTAGCTATCGTGAATGAATTTTTAGATAAAGTGTCCTTCAAGGTAAAGGGACATAATGGCAACGGGGCCAattttattgaaaagaacaaaTCCGATCAGAGTTTGGGTGGTAATCAGAACACTAAAGACATCATGTATGGGcttattgaaaaagatgatgGTCCTGCTTTGATCGATGAGCTGACTGCCGCTTATCGCTCCGTTGTGTTGATCCCTACTAGAGTATTGGTGAACTTATTGAACAAGTCTGCTTTGGCGAAATCGTTCAAATGTGTCAATGAACTGCTGGAGATCATCCCTTCACTACGTGATCCAACTGATATTAACGTTAggaatttctttcatcatcatgTTATCGCCTTGGGGAAAAACCATAGAAAAATTGTAGAATCAAAGGATTCGAAGACCGACGGTGACACGGTTGAAACTGTACAAAATACGCCTAATGAACTCGATAACTTAAACTCTctattgaaagaaaatgcGACTTTAGAAGCTGCAGCACCACCTTACTACACATCAAAATTGGTCGGTGCTTTCGGGCCCGATGGTGCCAATTCAAATGATTCGCCTGCTTCACTAATATACATTCTCGATAAATTGCCCGCTCATCTGAGACCATGTTTGCTGCAGCGCGACAACTATAAACGTACTCCACTTCATTATTCCTCCCAATATGGGTTGGTCGAAGTTAGCAAAattatcattgaaaatctAAAAGAATGGGGAGCCTGGAATCCTGATACTCCTATTGATAATGTTGCTATATGGGGCGACAGTGAAAGACTAACacctcttcatcttgctGTGTTAGGGTCTCATCCTCTCACTGCTTCAACTTTACTTTCATAcatgaattcttcaaaaccgATGAGCTCTCCACAACTGCTTCACTTAGCTACAAGGCTCAATTCCCCACCTTTGATTAAGGCATTGTTGTCCGCAACTGGCTTTAACGTGAATTACCGTGATGAAGAAACGCTCGAGACACCACTTTACCTTGCCAGTAAGTTGAACCTATATGATGCCGCATCATGCCTGCTGGAGAGTGGTGCAGATACTGAAATACCTGAGAAATTATTTGGTTGGACACCCATCTTTGCAGCCGCCACGGAAGGTTTCAACAAGATGGTACAACTTCTGATTGATCATGGAGCAAAATATGTTgtgtttgatgaaagtggaTGGACACCCATGGAACATGCAGCTTTGAGAGGCCATCTTGACATTACAAAAATCATAAAGATCACTAATCATCCAGAAGTCACGCATCCACGTATATCAGTTAATGGCGACATCATCAAAACGGAAGAGAAGATGATTGATGAATCTCAGAACAGCATCGGGTCTGTGACTGCGGAGAAGATTAATAACAGTTGTGATGGCCAATCCTCAATTAACCACATATCATCCTCTAATTCAGGCATCTTCAATCAACGTGATTTATTGAAATCCTCGAGATCCGGGCAAAGCCTCCATAACAAGCCCCACATAAGTGAACTGCCTCAACCAGTTAAATCTTTTGGTCATAGTTATCTGAAAGATGACGAGTCGATCATTTTGATCACACTAGGTGGTAATGATACAAGACAAACTAGTCCTGCTGTAACTCTTAACAATGTTCCAGTTACAAAAGTATCCTCAACCGAACTTGACACAGCATTGTCATTGGTTATCAGCTGTAGTAACGATTTAAACGATACCCCAATTCTCGTGGATTTGCCCTTAGATGCTAACTTGGATCATatcactttcaaagtaccaTATAAACAAGACAGTCCCCATATTGTTTACTTTGACGTGGTTCCCACCTATGGTTCCGTTTCGACCAATGACGTTTTCAACAAGGATGAGCCTTATTCGACTATCGATCCATTGGGAAGATCCCATAGCTCATTGAGCTCTAGCGCATCATTGCTAAAAGAAAGCAGGTCTCCCAAAGTACTCGGACGTGCGGTTGCATTGCTTAATAAGACAGGAGCCGCAGTTGGGTTAAATCGTCGCTCTTTAACTGATAAAGTGACACTTCCAATTATTGCCAGTGAGACTTTGGACGTTTTAGGGACGGTTTCATTTGAATACATGATGGTGTCGCCATTTAGCCATCCCAAGATGTCTTTAGGGCGTACTGAGACCTATTGGAAATCCTTGGTTTCAACAAGGGTTATTGGACATCGTGGTCTAGGTAAGAATCAGTCGACTAAAACTTCATTGCAATTAGGTGAGAACACTGTGGAGTCATTCATCGCCGCAGCATCCCTGGGAGCTTCATATGTCGAGtttgatattcaattgactaAGGATAACATACCGGTGGTTTATCACGATTTCTTGGTCGCAGAAACCGGTGTCGATATTCCAATGCATGAATTGACTCTAGAACAGTTCTTACACCTCAACAATGTGCAAACTCACATGAACGGATTCAACAATGATGAGAGACGTCGTTCTGTCGATGATAGTGGTGTGTTCAACAAGGCCTTCCGCGACAGTTCCAACAACAGTAGCGCTTACTCTAACATCTCGAAAGTACTAGAGAACAGAATGCGGTTGACCAAGACTTTCAAGGAGAAAAACTATAAAGGTAACTCTCGTGgtcattcaattgcttcttCGTTTGTCACTTTGAAGGAGTTGTTTAAGAAGATCCCCGCCAATGTTGGTTTCAACGTGGAGTGTAAATACCCAATGGTTGACGAAGCTGAACAAGAGGATATTGGGCAAATCGCTGTCGAAATGAATCACTGGGTAGATACTGTGTTGCAAGTGGTTTACGACAATGCCAATGGCCGTGATATCATGTTCTCATCGTTCCACCCGGATGTCTGCGTGATGCTTTCGTTGAAGCAGCCTTCTATTCCAATCCTTTTCCTGACTGAAGGTGGTACCGCCCAAATGGCCGATGTGAGAGCCACTTCACTACAAAATGCAATCCGCTTCGCACGTAGTTGGAATTTGCTCGGTATAGTCTCAGCCGCAGCCCCCATTATCGAAGCACCTCGTCTGGCTCAAGTGGTTAAATCCAGTGGTTTAGTCTGCGTCACTTACGGTGTAGAAAACAACGATCCCGAAAATGCCAAAATCGAGATGGACGCAGGTGTAGATGCAGTCATTGTGGACAACGTTCTAGCAGTCCGTAAGGGCCTAACCAAGGAAGGTTga
- the TYR1 gene encoding prephenate dehydrogenase (NADP(+)) (similar to Saccharomyces cerevisiae TYR1 (YBR166C); ancestral locus Anc_8.595) codes for MSSQFNKENQKLLQMGTEDDIKRWKETKTLGIIGLGDMGLLYATKFSEAGWHVVCCDREENYERLKAQHSGSKFQILLNGHYVSRLSDYIIYSVEAENIDKIVKLYGPSTKLDAIVGGQTSCKTPEIAAFEQHLPSDSDIITVHSLHGPKVSTEGQPLVIIKHRCSRQNSIDFVEAVMACLKVKRFNLSYEEHDKITADTQAVTHAAFLSMGAAWAKIKIYPWTLGTDKWYGGLENVKVNISLRIYSNKWHVYAGLAITNPAAHNQILQYAASATELFSLFIKHDEKELTNRLLRAKDFVFKNHTGELLLDDKLLDKYSLTPKQDNTEGLQPVPNSHLSLLAIVDSWHQLSINPYDHMICSTPLFRIFLGVSEYLFLTPGLLEQTIKAAIHDESFREDDLEFVVSAREWSSIVTFANYDLYKRQFEVVQKFFEPMFPEANKIGNEMLKTIASHSR; via the coding sequence ATGAGCAGTcaattcaacaaagagaaCCAGAAGTTGCTGCAGATGGGCACCGAAGATGACATTAAAAGATGGAAGGAAACCAAGACTCTAGGGATTATTGGTCTTGGTGACATGGGACTATTGTATGCCACAAAATTCTCAGAAGCTGGATGGCATGTTGTATGCTGTGATAGAGAAGAGAACTACGAACGTCTGAAGGCTCAACATAGCGgttcaaagtttcaaataCTACTCAACGGACACTACGTTTCAAGGCTAAGCGATTACATCATCTACAGTGTGGAAGCTGAGAATATAGACAAAATTGTTAAACTATATGGACCCTCAACGAAACTAGACGCTATTGTCGGGGGCCAGACTAGTTGCAAAACTCCCGAAATTGCAGCATTCGAGCAACATCTTCCTTCGGATTCCGATATTATCACAGTACATTCGCTACATGGTCCCAAAGTTTCTACTGAAGGCCAACCATTGGTCATAATTAAGCATAGGTGTTCTCGTCAgaactcaattgatttcGTAGAGGCAGTGATGGCATGCCTTAAAGTAAAAAGGTTTAACTTGTCGTATGAAGAACATGACAAGATCACAGCGGACACACAAGCTGTTACACATGCCGCATTCCTGAGCATGGGAGCTGCATGGGCAAAAATTAAGATCTACCCATGGACTCTAGGTACTGATAAATGGTATGGTGGTTTAGAGAATGTCAAAGTCAACATTTCTTTGCGAATTTACTCTAACAAATGGCATGTCTACGCGGGTTTGGCCATTACGAACCCTGCAGCGCATAATCAGATCTTGCAGTACGCTGCTAGTGCTACTGAACTCTTTTCCCTATTCATAAAGCACGATGAGAAGGAACTTACTAACAGATTGTTAAGAGCCAAGGATTTTGTGTTCAAAAACCATACTGGCGAACTTCTGCTGGATGACAAGCTCCTAGACAAATATTCACTCACCCCAAAGCAAGACAACACTGAAGGCCTACAACCGGTTCCTAACTCACACTTATCGCTACTAGCAATCGTGGATTCCTGGCATCAACTAAGCATAAACCCTTATGACCATATGATATGTTCAACACCACTGTTTAGAATATTTCTCGGTGTCTCTGAATACTTATTCCTCACACCTGGTCTGCTTGAGCAAACCATCAAAGCGGCAATACACGATGAATCTTTTAGAgaggatgatttggaatttgTGGTCTCTGCAAGAGAATGGAGTTCCATTGTGACGTTTGCTAATTATGACCTCTACAAGAGGCAATTCGAAGttgttcaaaaattctTTGAGCCAATGTTTCCAGAGGCCAACAAAATTGGTAATGAGATGTTGAAAACAATTGCCAGTCATTCACGCTAA